One Anaerohalosphaeraceae bacterium genomic window, AGCAGGTTCTGTGGGTCGGACCGCTGAAACCGTATTATCAGGGCGGAGGCGAGGAGATGCGGATGTGCCCGGCAGCCACGAAAGAGGAGTTTCTTGCACCCGGTTGGAGCTATGCCTGGCAGGTGGTACCTCCCGGTTCTCCGGAGGAGCAATTCAAAAGCAGCTACGGCGTGAACAACTGGACATACGATCATCGGGACCGGGACGGAGACGGACTTTTATGGGGGCGCGAACTGGCTTACCACTGGAAACGGTCGGATGTCAACCAGGGGACCAGTCAAATACCGCTGTTTCTGGACTGCTTCCGCTGGGGCGGTCATCCGCGGGACTGGCGGTATGACCAGCCGTTTGATGACCCGGGCAGCCCGCACGGATACACGGCCTTGCCCAATACCTATGAGGAGTTTTTCAACAATTGTCTGACCTCTCATGAGATGAGACGTTTTTGCCTGGACCGACACAATGGGGGTGTGAATGTCCTGTTTTTGGATATGTCGGTCGATCGCGTCGGCCTCAAACGGCTCTGGCAGCTGAAATGGCATAAGGCCTTTGATACACAGGGGTTCCGGGGGACGTGGCCCAGTTGGATTAACAAGTACAAATAAGAGAGTCTGTTTATCAACCGGAGGTGCTGAATGAAGATGGATCGGCGAACGTTTTTGAAAACGGGCCTTGCCGGCTCGGCCGGCTTGGTATTGGGAGGATGTACGTCCTCCGTGTGGGGGGATTCCGGCTCAAGTCGGCCGAACTTGATTGTGGTGATTGCGGACCAGCTGGGAACGCAGCACTGCGGGTATGCGAGGTACTGGAACGGGACAAATTATGCCGGTGCGGAGAATGCGCGGACGCCGAATCTGGACCGGTTTGCCGAGGAGGCAATGAACTTTAAGAACTGTGTGGCCAGCATGCCGGTCTGCTCGGCCTTTCGGGCGACGCTGATGACGGGCAAATACACGACTACAACCGGCATGGTCATCAATGAATTGCGGATGAATCCGTATCAGGAGTGTTTCGGCCATGTCCTCACGAGGGCGGGCTACAATACGGCGTATATCGGCAAGTGGCATCTGTATGCGAATAAACTGGGGGACCATCTGAATCCGGAGAATTCGTTTGTGCCTCGCGGTGTGCATCGGCTGGGCTTCAACGGTTTCTGGGCGGCCTACAACTTCCATCATAATTATTACGGAAGTTATTATCATACAGAGTCGCAGGAGAAAATTTATTTCCCCTCGGGGGTCTATGAACCAGACGGACAGACGGATTTGGCGATAGACTGGATTCGCTGCCATGCGAAAAAATCCTCTCGTCCGTTCGCGATGATTTTGTCGTGGGGGACTCCTCATGCTCCGTGGTCGATTGATAATGTGCCGCCGGAGTATTATGCCCATTTTGCCAATACGAGTCTGCCCAATCCGCCGAATTACAAACCGTCCAATGATGACCCGTATGCAGACAGCTGGGCAAAGCTGAGTGCTACGGACCGGGCGAATCTGGAAACCTGGCGTCGGATTTATTATGCGATGACGGAAAACCTGGACTGGAATTTCGGCCGCCTGATGCAGTTTTTGTCTGAAGAGGGACTGGCGGACAATACGATTGTGGTTTTCACATCCGACCACGGGGAAATGTTCGGTTCGCAGGGGCGTGCAGCCAAGAACACCTTTTATGAAGAAGCGGCTCGGATTCCGTTTTTGATTCGCTGGCCGGGCCGGATTCCCGCCGGCCGGGTTTCGGACGCCTGTATTTCGTCGGCGGATTTCATGCCGACCTTTTTGGGGCTGATGGGATTGCCGATTCCATCGCGGGTGGAAGGGATGAATCTGGCGCATCTGGTGCAGGGACAGAGTGGGCCGGAGCCGGAGTTTGCGTTTCTGCAGAATACGGGGGCCTGTGCCAGCTGGGAGAACGGCTATGAGTGGCGGGCCGTTCGGGATAAGCAGTATACCTATGCTCAGTACAAGGTCGATGGGAAAGAGCTGCTCTTCGACAATATCAACGACCCGTATCAAATGACGAATCTGGCGGACAATCCATCGTATCAGGACAAAAAGAACGAACTGCGCAGCAAGATGCTGGCGAAGATGGCTTCCATCGGCGACACGTTTGAGGTGTCTACTTATTATCGGGACAACTGGACGGATGGAAACCGGGTGATTCTTCGCGGGGCACGAGGATAAGGGTCATTGAACGAACGGCGGCCTGTACTCGGCGTATAGGCCCGAAGCTTTCGAAACAAAAGAAACGGTTGAAATCAGGAGGTACGTA contains:
- a CDS encoding prepilin-type N-terminal cleavage/methylation domain-containing protein translates to MNMRRRVRKKEAFTLIELLVVIAIIAVLLAILVPSLKRAKQQAHGVICRSNLKQWGAFWNQYLADSKNRFPDPFDSNNQQVLWVGPLKPYYQGGGEEMRMCPAATKEEFLAPGWSYAWQVVPPGSPEEQFKSSYGVNNWTYDHRDRDGDGLLWGRELAYHWKRSDVNQGTSQIPLFLDCFRWGGHPRDWRYDQPFDDPGSPHGYTALPNTYEEFFNNCLTSHEMRRFCLDRHNGGVNVLFLDMSVDRVGLKRLWQLKWHKAFDTQGFRGTWPSWINKYK
- a CDS encoding sulfatase-like hydrolase/transferase; this encodes MKMDRRTFLKTGLAGSAGLVLGGCTSSVWGDSGSSRPNLIVVIADQLGTQHCGYARYWNGTNYAGAENARTPNLDRFAEEAMNFKNCVASMPVCSAFRATLMTGKYTTTTGMVINELRMNPYQECFGHVLTRAGYNTAYIGKWHLYANKLGDHLNPENSFVPRGVHRLGFNGFWAAYNFHHNYYGSYYHTESQEKIYFPSGVYEPDGQTDLAIDWIRCHAKKSSRPFAMILSWGTPHAPWSIDNVPPEYYAHFANTSLPNPPNYKPSNDDPYADSWAKLSATDRANLETWRRIYYAMTENLDWNFGRLMQFLSEEGLADNTIVVFTSDHGEMFGSQGRAAKNTFYEEAARIPFLIRWPGRIPAGRVSDACISSADFMPTFLGLMGLPIPSRVEGMNLAHLVQGQSGPEPEFAFLQNTGACASWENGYEWRAVRDKQYTYAQYKVDGKELLFDNINDPYQMTNLADNPSYQDKKNELRSKMLAKMASIGDTFEVSTYYRDNWTDGNRVILRGARG